In a genomic window of Shouchella clausii:
- a CDS encoding carbohydrate ABC transporter permease: MDKWKRTRGDKAFDIVNVTLLTIGCLLVLYPLYFIVIASISDPNRVFAGDVLLLPKDITFDGFKRIFQDDNIVNGFKNTLLYATLGTAISVSLTVTSGYALSRKDLPGRHIIMMFLVVTLFFHGGMIPTYLVVRDLGMVNTIWAMVIPNAVGLWNVIICRTFFQTSIPKDMLEAAQIDGCNDFRFFAKIVLPLSKPIIAVMVLFHVVTHWNSFFDALIYLNNDSLYPLQLILRNLLIQSEASTQMIGDIESNQVQLAVAEQIKYGVIIVSSLPLLVLYPFLQKYFVKGVMIGSIKG; this comes from the coding sequence ATGGACAAATGGAAACGGACAAGAGGCGATAAGGCGTTTGATATAGTCAATGTCACGTTGCTGACAATTGGCTGCCTGCTTGTGTTATATCCACTTTACTTTATTGTGATTGCCTCAATAAGCGATCCAAACCGTGTCTTTGCCGGGGATGTACTCCTTTTGCCAAAGGATATTACGTTTGATGGTTTTAAACGTATTTTTCAAGATGACAATATTGTCAATGGTTTTAAAAATACACTTCTATACGCAACACTTGGTACTGCGATAAGCGTGTCGTTGACGGTTACCTCTGGATACGCCCTTTCCCGTAAAGATTTGCCGGGACGCCATATCATTATGATGTTTTTGGTAGTTACGTTGTTTTTCCATGGAGGAATGATTCCAACGTATCTTGTCGTTCGCGATTTAGGCATGGTGAATACAATTTGGGCAATGGTGATTCCGAATGCAGTTGGGTTATGGAATGTCATTATTTGCCGTACTTTTTTTCAGACATCGATTCCGAAAGACATGCTAGAGGCAGCACAAATTGATGGCTGCAATGATTTTCGTTTCTTTGCAAAAATTGTTCTACCGTTGTCAAAGCCTATTATTGCCGTTATGGTGCTTTTTCACGTCGTTACTCATTGGAACTCTTTTTTTGATGCGTTGATTTACTTAAATAATGATTCGCTTTATCCGTTGCAATTAATTTTACGAAATTTGCTCATCCAAAGTGAAGCATCGACGCAAATGATTGGCGACATTGAATCGAACCAAGTGCAGCTTGCTGTAGCAGAACAAATTAAATACGGAGTCATTATCGTTTCGTCTTTACCATTGCTTGTTTTATACCCATTTTTGCAAAAATATTTTGTAAAAGGCGTGATGATTGGGTCGATTAAAGGCTAA
- a CDS encoding ABC transporter permease: protein MSVVQPSRIKGNRAKLGHIQPQKQKKFVRVLRSWQLYVLLAPTIIYFLIFKYYPMYGLQIAFKNYLPSLGVWGSEWVGFDHFLRFFQSYQFWTILENTLVLSIYELAVGFPLPILLALMLNMLISHKYKRFLQTVVYAPHFISVVVLVGILFVFLSPSSGLINHLIGLFGGEPINFMASPEWFKTLYVFSGVWQGTGFAAIIYLAALSGVDPSLHEAAVMDGASKFKRMLHIDIPAIMPISVIMLILALGNLMNIGFEKALLMQTPLNKESSNIIATYVYEVGIQQAQYSFGTAVGLFNAIINLILLVTVNQIARKMSDSSLW from the coding sequence ATGTCTGTCGTACAGCCATCACGCATTAAGGGCAATCGTGCCAAATTAGGGCACATTCAACCACAAAAACAGAAGAAGTTCGTCCGTGTGCTTCGCAGTTGGCAATTATATGTGTTGTTGGCGCCAACGATTATTTACTTTCTTATATTTAAGTATTACCCCATGTATGGGTTGCAAATTGCGTTTAAAAATTACTTGCCAAGCTTAGGAGTATGGGGCAGTGAATGGGTGGGGTTTGACCACTTTCTGCGCTTCTTTCAGTCTTATCAATTTTGGACTATTTTGGAAAACACCCTTGTTTTAAGCATTTATGAACTTGCTGTCGGGTTTCCGCTGCCAATCTTATTGGCATTAATGCTAAACATGCTTATTAGCCACAAATATAAACGATTTCTCCAGACAGTCGTGTATGCACCTCATTTCATCTCTGTCGTTGTATTAGTGGGAATCTTATTTGTTTTTTTATCGCCATCAAGTGGGTTAATCAACCATTTGATTGGACTGTTTGGCGGCGAACCAATCAATTTTATGGCGAGTCCAGAATGGTTCAAAACGTTATATGTGTTCTCCGGCGTTTGGCAAGGAACGGGCTTTGCAGCAATTATTTATTTGGCTGCATTGAGCGGGGTCGATCCATCTTTGCATGAAGCGGCGGTGATGGACGGCGCCAGTAAGTTTAAACGAATGCTGCATATTGATATACCAGCGATTATGCCGATTTCCGTTATCATGTTAATTTTAGCGCTAGGAAACTTGATGAACATCGGATTTGAAAAGGCGCTATTGATGCAAACACCGCTAAATAAAGAATCATCTAACATTATTGCAACGTATGTGTACGAGGTCGGCATCCAGCAAGCGCAATATAGTTTTGGCACAGCAGTCGGGTTATTTAATGCCATCATTAACTTGATTTTGCTTGTCACAGTCAACCAAATCGCGCGAAAAATGTCCGACAGTAGTTTGTGGTAG
- a CDS encoding LacI family DNA-binding transcriptional regulator, with translation MKPKISDVAKAAGVSPTTVSRVMNKRGYISEETRQKVYDAMKKLNYIPNDLARSLYNKRSNLIGLIVPTTANPFYGELTARIEHFCALAGLKVLLCNSLHNAEKEAHYWEMLRRNQVDGVIVCTYNRGLIDVSEQMPTVAFDHYLSSGIPVISSDNYAGGELAAATLIEAGCKSIVHINGPAELETPANLRRSGYEAVMQRYGLPAMTYEIRSVLSQAEAEAAICTLFDQQPQMDGVFASDDSIALKVIQEARRRNKRVPEDVKVIGYDGTEFVRQHVPELTTIKQPMITMAETAVQILIQQIEQPDKALEKEYVHNIELVRGNSV, from the coding sequence ATAAAGCCGAAAATTAGCGATGTGGCCAAAGCGGCAGGTGTTTCGCCAACCACTGTTTCACGAGTAATGAACAAACGTGGCTACATAAGTGAAGAAACACGCCAAAAAGTTTATGACGCAATGAAAAAGTTAAACTATATTCCGAATGATTTAGCACGCTCGCTTTACAATAAACGCTCCAATTTAATCGGCTTGATTGTTCCAACAACCGCTAACCCGTTTTACGGGGAACTAACAGCGCGGATTGAACATTTTTGCGCGCTAGCTGGATTAAAAGTGCTTCTTTGCAATAGTTTACACAACGCAGAAAAAGAAGCACATTACTGGGAAATGCTGCGGCGCAATCAAGTGGATGGCGTGATCGTCTGTACATACAACCGTGGATTAATCGACGTGTCCGAGCAAATGCCTACAGTTGCATTTGACCACTATTTATCAAGTGGGATCCCAGTCATTAGTTCCGATAATTATGCAGGGGGAGAACTCGCAGCCGCCACGCTTATCGAAGCCGGTTGTAAAAGCATTGTCCATATTAATGGGCCAGCTGAACTAGAGACACCTGCCAATCTTCGGCGTAGCGGTTATGAAGCAGTGATGCAACGATACGGTTTGCCCGCTATGACCTATGAAATTCGCAGCGTTTTGTCGCAAGCAGAAGCGGAAGCAGCGATTTGTACTTTGTTTGATCAGCAACCACAGATGGATGGTGTCTTTGCAAGTGACGATAGCATCGCTCTAAAGGTTATCCAAGAAGCGCGGCGCCGTAACAAGCGTGTTCCTGAAGACGTGAAAGTGATCGGATATGATGGCACGGAGTTTGTTCGTCAGCATGTGCCAGAACTAACAACAATCAAGCAGCCGATGATCACGATGGCAGAGACTGCAGTGCAAATTCTCATTCAGCAAATAGAACAACCTGATAAGGCGCTTGAAAAAGAATATGTGCATAACATTGAATTAGTAAGAGGAAATAGTGTATGA